Genomic window (Candidatus Atribacteria bacterium ADurb.Bin276):
AAATATAGTTTTCCGGTTTGGTAGATGGAGTAAGTTTACAAGAATAAACTTATTTTGGGATGGTTTAATCTTGTCACAGGTTCCAATTCACGATAGCAGAATAAACGACCCTGCCCATTGGTAATACAACAATTCCTTCTCTCTTGAAGAGAGAAGATAAGTATGGGGGTAAAAATTGGAATTGATTATGTGTCACACATCACTGCCTTTAGAAATAGAAAGGAGAGAAAATAAAATGAAAGCTGCGCATTTTCTCGGACCAGGTCAAATGGAAGTTCGTGAAGTCCCGAAGCCAGAAATTGGTGACGGTGAAGTGTTGTTAAAGGTAGCTGCCTGTGCTATCTGTGGAACCGATGTCCGTATTTTCCAATTTGGTCACCCAAAAGTGAAGCCGCCTCATATTACTGGTCATGAAATATCGGCTGAAATAGTTGAGGTAGGAAAGGGAGTAGAGGGTTATAAGATTGGAGATAAAGTTTCGGTGATAACAGTTATTTCCTGTGGACGCTGTCATTATTGCCGACGTGGTCTCCAAAATCTATGTCCCGACCAAGAATACATCGGGTACCATTTTCCAGGGGGGTTTGCCGAGTATTTAAAAATACCAAAAGCAGGCGTTGATAAAGGCAATTTACTCGTTTTGCCGCCAGATATGGATTTGCTTGAAGCCAGCTTGGTAGAACCGCTTTCCTGTGCTGTAAATGGACAATCCTATTTAAACATTGGATTTGGAGAAACTGTTTTAGTGATCGGATCGGGTCCTATCGGATGTATGCATGTTGAATTAGCCAAAAACCGAGGAGCCGGTAAGATCATCATTGCTGATATATCCGGGGAACGTTTGAACTTAGCTAAACGAGTACAAGCCGATTACTATATAAACTCAGCCGAAAAGAACCTAAAAGATGAAGTGTTGACTATTACCGATGGTTTGGGAGCGGATGTTATCATCGTAGCAGCATCATCTGGATCGGCTCAAGAACAAGCTTTGGAGATGATTGCTCCTCAAGGGCGCATTAGCCTATTTGGTGGTTTACCCAAGGACAAACCAACCATTCAATTCAACAGTAATACTGTCCATTATAAAGAGATAGGAGTGTTTGGAGTGTTTGCTTCTAATGCTTCTCAGTATGAAGAAGCGGCCAAGCTGATTTATTCCAAGCGGATTAATGCCAAGGGTTTGATTACCCATGTGGTTCCCCTTGAAAAAGTAGTTGAGGGAATCCAGCTGGTCAAAGAAGGAAAAGCCTTGAAAGCAGTTGTGAGTTTTTTATAGAATAGCATTAAATGTTAGATTCATTTTCTTACTTGTTAACTTTTACTATCGGGAAGAAAGAGCTCCTATTATTTTTTTTGATTTATAACTAGAGAAAAAATGATAAAAACAAGTGAGGATGAGAACCGAAAAACAAGATTTTGGGACCGGAATCTATTAAAAAGAAAGGTTTCGAATATTTATAATAACAGGTGGTGAAAATATATATGGAAATCCAACCGTTGAAAGAAAAAATTGCTTTTATCACTGGTTCTGCTTCGGGAATAGGACAAGGAATTGCTCTCCGCTTTGCAAAAGAAGGAGCACAAATTGCCTGTTGTGATTTAAATTTAGAAGGTGCAGAGAAAACAGCTCAAGAAGTCAAATCTCTTGGACAACAAGCTTTAGCGATTCAGCTAGATGTTACCAAGAGTAAAGATGTAGAAAATGCAGTTCGACAGGTTCATGACCATTTTGGGAGAATTGATATTTTGGTGAATTCAGCCGGGATAATTAAAGCCAACTTTATAACCGACGTTCCCGAATCAACCTGGGATGCAATTATCGATGTTGACCTTAAGGGAACTTTTCTCTGTATCAAGGAAGTAACTAAATATATGGTTGAACAAAAAGGTGGAAAAATTATCAATATTAGTTCTAAGTCAGGGAAGAAGGGTGGCTTGTGGCTGGCTGCTTATAGTTCAGCAAAATTTGGGGTAATAGGGCTAACTCAAAGTGTTGCTACCGATCTCGCCCCTTTTCATATCAATGTCAATGCCATTTGCCCTGGTAATGTGTTTTCAACCCCAATGTGGGATTTATTGGATAAAGAATATTCAGTAAAATTAGGGGTTCCTCCTGAACAGGTTCGAAAAATTTATGTCGAAAAAGTACCTCTGGGAAGAGGTTGTACTGTTGAAGATATATCAAACCTGGCGGTTTTTCTTGCTTCTTCACAGTCCGACTATATGACCGGTCAAGCAATTAACTTAACCGGTGGGCAGGAGGTCCACTGAGCTGAATACGATAGGCTTAGTTGTTAATCCAGCAGCTGGGAAAGATATACGAAGATTAGTTGCTCATGGATCAGTATTTGGGAATCGAGAAAAGGTCAACTATACTATTCGAATTCTTTTAGGATTTGACCAAATAACGACTGCACCAATAAAATTAATTTATATGCCCGATCCGTATGAGCTGATTGAAACGGTTATTGATGAAGTTGGTAAATCTTTAAAAAACATTGAGTTTGAGAAAGCACCAATAACCGTTTTTGGAGATGAAGCCGATACTACTCATTTTGCTCAATATATTTCCAAAAAACCAAATGTTTCAGCCTTAGTTGTTTTAGGTGGAGATGGAACGAATCGGTTAGTAGCTAAATATAGCCGGAAAATCCCTCTTTTTTCTATATCTGCCGGAACAAATAATGTTTTTGCTGATAACATTGAACCGACAATTTGCGGGATGGCGCTTGGGTATTTTATTAATGGGTGGGTTAAAAAGGACCAGGTGTTAGAAAGGAAAAAAATATTACGAATTTTTCAAGAAAATATTGAAAAAGGCATTGCTTTGGTGGATGTGGTTTTATTAGATAAAAAGGAAATTGGTGCACGTGCAGTATGGGATTCGTCATTGGTGAAATTAGTTGTAGTCACTCAAACCGATTCCATGAAAACTGGCTTAAGCACCATTGTAGATCGGGTAATAAAGATATCATCCCAAGATCCTTATGGAGGCTATGTTTTTCCCAATCGCAGTGGTCGGATGGTTGGAGTGGCCATAGCTCCTGGTTTAGTGCAAAAAATTGGTATTGGTGAGTGGGGTTATCTTCAGGAAAATCAATCAATACCAATTAATCATACTGATGGAATAATTGCTCTCGATGGTGAAAGAGAACTGCCGGTTCGTTCGGGGGAAAAATGGACGGTCCTATTGGATAGAAATGGTCCGGTAAAAGCGAATATCAATCAGATAATGGAGAAGGTGCGATAACTGAGATCATCCTATCATGGTTTACGAAGAAAAACTACTTAGATAAGTTAGAGAAGAAATCACTCTATTTGATAACACCGATTGTCAATAAAAAAATGAATGTAAAGTCAATATCCTTTTTCTGGCAAAGATAGATAGGCTTGGATTTGAGTCTGATAATTAAAAAAGACGAAATAATCAGATTCTCACTGGGAATATCTTTACTCGGGATGATAGTTTTTATAATGATTTCTGATTATAAAGATAAGGTACCTTTATTTTTAAAACGTTAATAGAGTTGTTTTTGTATTCATTTCTTTAAATCCTTAACTTATTTTTTTTATTAAAAAGGAGAGATTGCCAATGGCAGAAAAAATAATTATGCCCAAATTGGGATTAACCATGGAAGAGGGAGTTATTAACAAATGGTTGGTCAAAGAGGGAGATCAGGTCGAGAAGGGCGATGCACTATTTGAAGTCGCAACCGATAAAGTGAATATGGAGGTCGAATCAACAGCTAACGGAGTTGTTTTAAAGATTATGGCTGCCGAAGGGGAAACCATTCCAATTACCCAAACGGTCGCTTATGTTGGGAAACCAGGTGAAGTTATTGAAGAAAAAGAAGAATCTGTTCCAGCTCCTCAGAAAACTGAAGAGAAACCGGTATCAGTCCAAATAGAAGAAAAAAAGGCTACTATAGATTTGGAAACTGCAGGAGAACGAATCAAAGCTTCACCTCTCGCTCGTCGATTAGCCAGTGAATATGGTCTTGACCTATCAAAAATTCAAGGAACCGGACCGGGAGGGAGAATCGTTAAAGAAGATATTGAAAAGGCATATCAACAAAAGGAAATCATTGCGCCACAAAAAGAAGAAAAACCAAAAGCAGAGCCAGTAGTTATGGTAAAAGAAACATTGATACCTGGTGAAGGATTACCCAAAGAAGTGATTCCTCTTACCCGCATGAGAAAAATTATTGCAGAAAGAATGCACAGTAGTATGCAAAATAAACCTCATTTTTACTTACAAATGGAGGTTTTAGCTGATGAATTGGTTAAATTAAGAGGAAGGATGTTGCCTCTTATTGAAAAAACCACTGGACTTCGAATTTCCTACAATGATATTTTGATAAAAATTGTTGCCCAGAGTTTAGAGAAATTTCCAACCATCAATGCTTACTTTCTCGATAATGGAATCCAGATGAATCCAGCCGTTAACATTGGAGTAGCTGTTGCCTTGGAAGATGGTTTGATTGTTCCAGTAGTTAAAAATGCCAATCTGAAAGGACTATCACAAATTGTAGTTGAAACCAATGATTTATCAAAAAGAGCTCGTGAATCAAAATTGCTTCCCGAAGAAATAACCGGAGGCACCTTTACTATATCAAATTTAGGCATGTATGGAGTTGATTCTTTTAACGCTATTATTAATGCACCGGAATCGGCCATTTTAGCCTGTGGTGCAATTAAAAAACGTCCCTATTTTGATGGAGAAAATATTGTTGTAGCTTCTTTAATGAACTTAACCTTATCGGGAGATCACCAGATTGTAGATGGGGCAGTTGCAGCCCAATTCATGCAATATTTAAAGAATCTCATTGAAGAGCCTTTGGGATTAATCGTATAAATAAAAAAGGGAGGGTCAATCAGTGAATTATTTTCTAGGAATAGACGTAGGAACTACTGGGTGTAAAGCAATTTTAGTTGACGAAAATGGTGAACTTATTGCGAAGGGTGTAGAAGAATATCCCCTTTATACTCCACGTCCCAACTGGGCGGAACAAGATCCTTCTGATTGGTGGCAGGGAACCCAACAAGCTATCAAAAAAACCCTTGATTCAGTTTCTATTGATCGAAAAGCTATCGTTGGTATTGGTTTGACTGGTCAGATGCATGGGTCGGTTTTTCTCAATAATAAAGGAGAAGTGATTCGTCCGGCTATATTGTGGTGCGATCAAAGAACTGCAAAGGAATGCGAAGAAATCACACAAATCGTTGGTCGAGAAAAAATGATGCGGATCAACGGAAATCCGGTTTTAGCCGGTTTTACAGCACCAAAAATTTATTGGTTGAAAAATAATGAACCAGATCATTATAAACGTATTGATAAAATTTTGCTTCCCAAAGACTATATACGATTTTGCCTGACCGGTGAATTCGCAACCGATGTTTCTGACGCATCAGGTACTTCGTTATTTGATGTACCCCGTCGACAATGGTCAGATGAAATCATTTCTGATCTTAAACTCAATCGAAATTGGTTTCCAGATTGCTTTGAGTCACCGGAGATAACTGGTTATTTAAAAAGAGAAATTGCTCAGTTATTTGGAATGAATGACCAAGTTATTGTTGTTGCCGGGGGAGGGGATAACGCAGCTGGAGCCATAGGAACTGGTATTGTTAAGTCTGGCTTGGTATCAGCGAGTATTGGTACTTCGGGCGTGGTTTTTGCTTTTAGTGATGAAGTTAAAATTGATATGAAAGGCCGTGTTCATACCTTTTGCCATGCGGTTCCGGGTAAGTGGCACGTTATGGGTGTTATGTTGGCAGCTGGTGGATCTTTCCGTTGGCTTCGTGATGTTCTTGGAACGGAGGAAAAAAACCTGGCGGCACTACTTGATAAAGATGCCTATGAGATTTTAACCGAAGAAGCGGCTCAGGTTGAACCGGGTGGTGAAGGTCTGATCTTTTTGCCCTATCTAACCGGCGAAAGGACGCCTCATGCCGATCCCTATGCTCGAGGAGTGTTTTTTGGTTTAACCCTCAAGCATCGGAAGAATGAAATAGTGCGTGCAGTTATGGAAGGAGTTACCTTTGGCATGAGGGATTCCTTTGAGATCATTCGAGAAATGGGAATTCCAATTGGGGAAGTCATGGCCATTGGTGGTGGTGCCAAAAGCCCATTGTGGAGAAAAATTCAAGCCGATATATATCAAGTTCCCTTGTACCAGGTTCGAGTAGATGAAGGGCCGGCATTTGGTGCAGCTTTATTAGCAGCGGTTGGGAAGGGAGTTTTTCCTAATGTGGAGCAAGCCTGTCAAAAGGCGGTGAAAGTGATGGATAAAGTTTATCCCGATTCCCAAAAGGGTATTCGGTATAACGAAATTTATCAAATTTATAAAGACCTGTATCCGGCTTTAAAACCATTTTATAAGAGGATTTCTAATATTTCTTGGTAATCAGGATAAAGAAAATTGAAGGATAGACGTTCATGACTCTAAATAGTGTCTTATGACAATGAAAATAATTACCCCCTCACCCCTGACCATCTTTTATGATGGAGCGAGGGGGAAAGTTTTTTAATCATTGAGGAGCTCCTTCTCTCTTTAAAGGAAAGACGAGGGTGAAGGAGAAATATAAAAAACATTATCCACCATTATTCACCAGTCACCGATCATTGTTATTTTAGGAGGTGAGACTATTGGATAAGAAAGCCATATGTTTAGGGGAACTCTTAATTGATTTCGTATCCACTTTAAATGGCGTAACCTTAAGGGATGCTCCAGGCTTTGAAAAAGCACCAGGGGGTGCTCCTGCCAACGTAGCAGTGGGCTTGTCAAAGTTAGGTATTGAAACTTATTTTATTGGAAAAATTGGCAAAGATGCCTTTGGTGATTTTTTAAGAATGACTTTGGACAAGTATGGTGTCAAAACTAATTATTTAACTACAACGACTAAAGCAAAAACTACTTTAGCTTTTGTTTCTTTAACTGAAGAGGGCGAAAGGGATTTTGTTTTTTACCGAGATCCAGGAGCAGACATGCTTTTGGACCAATCGGATATTATAGATTTGATATTTTCTGGAAGCGGTGTTTTTCATTTTGGATCAATTACTATGACTCACGAACCATCCAATAGCGCGACATTTAAGGCAATTCAATTAGCTCGTAAATATGGTTATTTGGTATCTTTTGATCCGAATTTACGGCCAGCCTTATGGAAAACCTTGGATGAAGCACGGGAAAAAATGCGGCTTGGAATGGAACTATCCGATGTTGTAAAATTAAACGAAGAAGAAGCGATGTTTATTGCAGAAACCAATACCGTTGAAGAAGCAATTCGTTACTTACAACGAAGCTACAATCTTGCTTTGGTTATTATAACCTTGGGGAAAGAAGGTTCTATCCTTGTTCACCAAGAAAAATCACTTCGAGTAGAAGGCTTTCCGGTTCATGCTGTTGATACTACTGGAGCTGGAGATGGCTTTGTTGCTGGACTGATCAGTTCACTTTATATGTTTTGGAATGACCTGAGAGAAAGAAAATCCATCCCTGATGACACACTTCGTTATGCAGGTCGTCGTGCCAATGCGGTAGGAGCACTCACAACCTTAAAAAAGGGAGCTATTCCAGCTCTTCCAACTCAAGAAGAGGTTGAAATTTTTATTGAGGAGAACCCCTTGTGATTTTGGTGGTTTGTGCCAATCCGGCTCTTGATCGACTGCTCGTTTTACCCGAACTTGGTTTAGATGGAGTGAATCGAACTTCTCGGGTTGAGGTCACGGTGGCTGGAAAGGGAATAAATGTTGCTCGAGCACTTCAGACAATGGGGCTTGAAAGTCATCTCTTCCTATTTTTAGGAGGCGAAAATGGGAATAAGGTGGCGAGAGGTTTGTCCCAAGAGTGTCTTCCTTTTGATGCTTGGCCAACTCTTGGAGAAACTCGTCTTACCACAATTATTCATGAAGAGAAAATACATCGGCATACGGTAATTAACGAAAGTGGCCCTATTGTTCCTTTTGAATCTTCTTTAGATTTAATCCATAGCATAGAGAAACAACTTAAACCGGATGATTTTCTTATCCTGTCTGGTTCATTACCAAGAGGAGTCAGGAGAGATTTGTATTCAGTTTTAATTCATATTGCGCATCAAAAAAAAGCTTATTCAGTGCTTGATAGCTCTGGTATACCTTTTTCTTTGGCTCTGAAGTCAATTCCATTTTTAGTTAAACCAAATGTTAAAGAAGCCGAGGAGGC
Coding sequences:
- the iolC gene encoding 5-dehydro-2-deoxygluconokinase produces the protein MDKKAICLGELLIDFVSTLNGVTLRDAPGFEKAPGGAPANVAVGLSKLGIETYFIGKIGKDAFGDFLRMTLDKYGVKTNYLTTTTKAKTTLAFVSLTEEGERDFVFYRDPGADMLLDQSDIIDLIFSGSGVFHFGSITMTHEPSNSATFKAIQLARKYGYLVSFDPNLRPALWKTLDEAREKMRLGMELSDVVKLNEEEAMFIAETNTVEEAIRYLQRSYNLALVIITLGKEGSILVHQEKSLRVEGFPVHAVDTTGAGDGFVAGLISSLYMFWNDLRERKSIPDDTLRYAGRRANAVGALTTLKKGAIPALPTQEEVEIFIEENPL
- the gutB_2 gene encoding Sorbitol dehydrogenase encodes the protein MKAAHFLGPGQMEVREVPKPEIGDGEVLLKVAACAICGTDVRIFQFGHPKVKPPHITGHEISAEIVEVGKGVEGYKIGDKVSVITVISCGRCHYCRRGLQNLCPDQEYIGYHFPGGFAEYLKIPKAGVDKGNLLVLPPDMDLLEASLVEPLSCAVNGQSYLNIGFGETVLVIGSGPIGCMHVELAKNRGAGKIIIADISGERLNLAKRVQADYYINSAEKNLKDEVLTITDGLGADVIIVAASSGSAQEQALEMIAPQGRISLFGGLPKDKPTIQFNSNTVHYKEIGVFGVFASNASQYEEAAKLIYSKRINAKGLITHVVPLEKVVEGIQLVKEGKALKAVVSFL
- the srlD gene encoding Sorbitol-6-phosphate 2-dehydrogenase; protein product: MEIQPLKEKIAFITGSASGIGQGIALRFAKEGAQIACCDLNLEGAEKTAQEVKSLGQQALAIQLDVTKSKDVENAVRQVHDHFGRIDILVNSAGIIKANFITDVPESTWDAIIDVDLKGTFLCIKEVTKYMVEQKGGKIINISSKSGKKGGLWLAAYSSAKFGVIGLTQSVATDLAPFHINVNAICPGNVFSTPMWDLLDKEYSVKLGVPPEQVRKIYVEKVPLGRGCTVEDISNLAVFLASSQSDYMTGQAINLTGGQEVH
- the xylB_3 gene encoding Xylulose kinase; amino-acid sequence: MNYFLGIDVGTTGCKAILVDENGELIAKGVEEYPLYTPRPNWAEQDPSDWWQGTQQAIKKTLDSVSIDRKAIVGIGLTGQMHGSVFLNNKGEVIRPAILWCDQRTAKECEEITQIVGREKMMRINGNPVLAGFTAPKIYWLKNNEPDHYKRIDKILLPKDYIRFCLTGEFATDVSDASGTSLFDVPRRQWSDEIISDLKLNRNWFPDCFESPEITGYLKREIAQLFGMNDQVIVVAGGGDNAAGAIGTGIVKSGLVSASIGTSGVVFAFSDEVKIDMKGRVHTFCHAVPGKWHVMGVMLAAGGSFRWLRDVLGTEEKNLAALLDKDAYEILTEEAAQVEPGGEGLIFLPYLTGERTPHADPYARGVFFGLTLKHRKNEIVRAVMEGVTFGMRDSFEIIREMGIPIGEVMAIGGGAKSPLWRKIQADIYQVPLYQVRVDEGPAFGAALLAAVGKGVFPNVEQACQKAVKVMDKVYPDSQKGIRYNEIYQIYKDLYPALKPFYKRISNISW
- the lacC_2 gene encoding Tagatose-6-phosphate kinase, yielding MILVVCANPALDRLLVLPELGLDGVNRTSRVEVTVAGKGINVARALQTMGLESHLFLFLGGENGNKVARGLSQECLPFDAWPTLGETRLTTIIHEEKIHRHTVINESGPIVPFESSLDLIHSIEKQLKPDDFLILSGSLPRGVRRDLYSVLIHIAHQKKAYSVLDSSGIPFSLALKSIPFLVKPNVKEAEEALGFAILSLGDKIKAVACFQKIKIPLVILSDGPNGLVVGYHDEVFIVKADNTLRGGGYAIGSGDTLVGGVVAQLSQQVDVKDAIIFGTACGLANTFCSGAGVFNLDMAHQFMEHIFIENYYSSKRR
- the pdhC gene encoding Dihydrolipoyllysine-residue acetyltransferase component of pyruvate dehydrogenase complex yields the protein MAEKIIMPKLGLTMEEGVINKWLVKEGDQVEKGDALFEVATDKVNMEVESTANGVVLKIMAAEGETIPITQTVAYVGKPGEVIEEKEESVPAPQKTEEKPVSVQIEEKKATIDLETAGERIKASPLARRLASEYGLDLSKIQGTGPGGRIVKEDIEKAYQQKEIIAPQKEEKPKAEPVVMVKETLIPGEGLPKEVIPLTRMRKIIAERMHSSMQNKPHFYLQMEVLADELVKLRGRMLPLIEKTTGLRISYNDILIKIVAQSLEKFPTINAYFLDNGIQMNPAVNIGVAVALEDGLIVPVVKNANLKGLSQIVVETNDLSKRARESKLLPEEITGGTFTISNLGMYGVDSFNAIINAPESAILACGAIKKRPYFDGENIVVASLMNLTLSGDHQIVDGAVAAQFMQYLKNLIEEPLGLIV
- a CDS encoding ATP-NAD kinase yields the protein MGRRSTELNTIGLVVNPAAGKDIRRLVAHGSVFGNREKVNYTIRILLGFDQITTAPIKLIYMPDPYELIETVIDEVGKSLKNIEFEKAPITVFGDEADTTHFAQYISKKPNVSALVVLGGDGTNRLVAKYSRKIPLFSISAGTNNVFADNIEPTICGMALGYFINGWVKKDQVLERKKILRIFQENIEKGIALVDVVLLDKKEIGARAVWDSSLVKLVVVTQTDSMKTGLSTIVDRVIKISSQDPYGGYVFPNRSGRMVGVAIAPGLVQKIGIGEWGYLQENQSIPINHTDGIIALDGERELPVRSGEKWTVLLDRNGPVKANINQIMEKVR